In one window of Erythrolamprus reginae isolate rEryReg1 chromosome 1, rEryReg1.hap1, whole genome shotgun sequence DNA:
- the LOC139156635 gene encoding heat shock protein Hsp-16.1/Hsp-16.11-like: MASSYSRVLLRMFPLRRWPLPSLGPVWLSEPQPAACRSLWPSGPASLVDRVMGDVERQFHEMEKMSRLFFQATPLPLGRESPKETSEEEEKIVRPDGLKTPYRISVDVAGFAPEEMTVNLDGRKVTVTAKRRKETQSQDSGCWVEHQELRRETLLPPDVDLKAIACSLNPDGQLCIEAPRLPSPEAPQQAIPIDVKAADPSPGGEEDKPKER; encoded by the coding sequence ATGGCGAGCTCCTACTCCCGCGTCCTACTTCGGATGTTCCCTCTGCGGCGGTGGcctctgcccagcctgggccccGTCTGGCTCAGCGAGCCCCAGCCGGCCGCCTGCAGGTCCCTGTGGCCGTCCggccccgccagcttggtggaCCGCGTGATGGGCGACGTGGAGAGGCAGTTCCACGAGATGGAGAAGATGAGCCGGCTCTTCTTCCAGGCGACGCCGCTGCCTTTGGGGAGGGAAAGCCCGAAGGAaacctcggaggaggaggagaagatcgTCCGCCCGGACGGGCTTAAAACCCCTTACCGCATCTCTGTGGACGTGGCCGGCTTCGCCCCCGAGGAGATGACGGTGAACCTGGACGGGAGGAAAGTGACGGTGACCGCCAAGCGCCGAAAGGAGACGCAGAGCCAAGACAGCGGCTGCTGGGTGGAGCACCAAGAGCTGCGCCGGGAAACCCTCCTGCCTCCCGATGTGGACCTCAAGGCCATCGCTTGCTCCCTGAACCCCGACGGGCAGCTGTGCATCGAGGCCCCGCGCCTGCCTTCGCCCGAGGCCCCGCAACAAGCCATCCCCATCGACGTGAAGGCGGCCGATCCGAGTCCCGGCGGGGAAGAGGACAAGCCCAAGGAGCGCTGA
- the LOC139156640 gene encoding heat shock protein beta-11-like, giving the protein MLCRLHLAGPQSPLRSRGLWPRTASLFEELEREMDSMWELLTSNWRPTTSSMVSHETLHGLETPSANDTFAVTQDMAGFDPQELVVKLVGEKVVLTGRKASEMPNGPFRYELFRRAWDVPQSVDRDRLSCSISSNGQLRIEGPVTESATRTVPIAVNRVRDEPQQAAEESTPTEDNRAQG; this is encoded by the coding sequence atgCTGTGCAGGCTCCACCTTGCAGGTCCTCAGAGCCCCCTGCGAAGCCGAGGTTTGTGGCCCCGGACTGCTTCTCTCTTTGAAGAGCTGGAGCGTGAGATGGACTCGATGTGGGAACTCCTCACCAGCAACTGGCGGCCCACAACCAGCAGCATGGTCAGCCACGAAACCCTCCACGGCTTGGAGACGCCAAGCGCCAACGACACCTTTGCAGTCACTCAAGACATGGCTGGATTCGACCCCCAGGAACTGGTGGTGAAGCTGGTCGGGGAGAAAGTGGTGCTGACGGGCAGGAAGGCCAGCGAGATGCCCAACGGGCCCTTTCGCTACGAGCTCTTCCGCAGGGCGTGGGACGTGCCCCAGAGCGTGGACCGAGACCGGCTCAGTTGCTCCATCTCCAGCAACGGACAGCTCCGCATCGAAGGACCGGTGACGGAATCGGCCACGCGGACGGTGCCCATCGCGGTCAACCGAGTGAGGGACGAGCCTCAACAAGCAGCTGAAGAATCCACACCCACAGAAGACAACCGGGCTCAAGGGTGA